One Mercurialis annua linkage group LG3, ddMerAnnu1.2, whole genome shotgun sequence DNA window includes the following coding sequences:
- the LOC126674592 gene encoding uncharacterized protein LOC126674592 isoform X2 yields the protein MNNTPNNNINNHNNHHHIRKGDARIYIVTAIFFSCIISGGVFLALYIFLPLHKSQPWFPTAGLILVAIPWFFWFLLYLYRCCSPKHTPCPPCKSIPGSEETEASAIAPTNTYVVDDDESHLRSLTTPTPPLQQQQQPPDDGVGRRLEAELGVCAEKQRDGRRESELPLNFSGSRSGSGSGL from the exons ATGAACAACACCCCCAACAACAATATTAATAATCATAATAATCACCACCATATCAGAAAAGGCGATGCAAGAATATACATTGTTACAGCAATTTTCTTTTCATGCATAATATCCGGTGGAGTTTTTCTTGCTCTATACATTTTCCTCCCGTTACATAAATCCCAGCCCTGGTTTCCGACCGCCGGATTAATCCTCGTAGCTATTCCATGGTTCTTTTGGTTCTtgttatatttatatagatGTTGTAGTCCGAAACATACACCTTGTCCGCCTTGTAAGTCCATACCAGGCTCCGAAGAAACTGAGGCTTCTGCAATTGCACCAACGAATACGTACGTTGTTGACGATGATGAGTCGCATTTACGTTCCCTTACGACGCCCACGCCGCCTctgcagcagcagcagcagccgcCTGACGACG GTGTTGGACGGCGTTTAGAAGCGGAGCTTGGTGTTTGTGCGGAGAAACAACGGGACGGACGGAGAGAAAGCGAATTGCCGTTAAACTTTTCGGGCTCAAGATCAGGTTCAGGATCAGGTTTATGA
- the LOC126674592 gene encoding uncharacterized protein LOC126674592 isoform X1: MNNTPNNNINNHNNHHHIRKGDARIYIVTAIFFSCIISGGVFLALYIFLPLHKSQPWFPTAGLILVAIPWFFWFLLYLYRCCSPKHTPCPPCKSIPGSEETEASAIAPTNTYVVDDDESHLRSLTTPTPPLQQQQQPPDDGERHVHFGGVVVITEYDDNENNNNVHINDNYDDDDDDDDVTSFNSSIDQDGHLGVGRRLEAELGVCAEKQRDGRRESELPLNFSGSRSGSGSGL; the protein is encoded by the coding sequence ATGAACAACACCCCCAACAACAATATTAATAATCATAATAATCACCACCATATCAGAAAAGGCGATGCAAGAATATACATTGTTACAGCAATTTTCTTTTCATGCATAATATCCGGTGGAGTTTTTCTTGCTCTATACATTTTCCTCCCGTTACATAAATCCCAGCCCTGGTTTCCGACCGCCGGATTAATCCTCGTAGCTATTCCATGGTTCTTTTGGTTCTtgttatatttatatagatGTTGTAGTCCGAAACATACACCTTGTCCGCCTTGTAAGTCCATACCAGGCTCCGAAGAAACTGAGGCTTCTGCAATTGCACCAACGAATACGTACGTTGTTGACGATGATGAGTCGCATTTACGTTCCCTTACGACGCCCACGCCGCCTctgcagcagcagcagcagccgcCTGACGACGGTGAGCGCCACGTACATTTTGGCGGTGTTGTTGTTATAACTGAATATGATGATAAtgagaataataataatgttcatattaatgataattatgatgatgacgatgatgatgatgatgttaCTAGTTTTAATAGTAGTATTGATCAAGATGGACATTTAGGTGTTGGACGGCGTTTAGAAGCGGAGCTTGGTGTTTGTGCGGAGAAACAACGGGACGGACGGAGAGAAAGCGAATTGCCGTTAAACTTTTCGGGCTCAAGATCAGGTTCAGGATCAGGTTTATGA